A window from Brucella sp. BE17 encodes these proteins:
- a CDS encoding TRAP transporter small permease: MKQIEKIYDFILNFFAFLACLTLIAMMLATVIKVGMRVFFNYGIHGIDQISGIMMVYITFLGAAWVLRKDGHVTVDIVTTIVSGPVRRYMLIIASILSAIVCLIMAYYGYHSVVRSVQRGIMVAAELEIPRAINLAVIPVGCFLLFVEFALRALRFIRADHIQPTKPAEH; encoded by the coding sequence ATGAAACAGATTGAAAAAATCTACGATTTTATCCTGAACTTCTTTGCCTTTCTCGCATGTTTGACCCTGATTGCCATGATGCTGGCAACCGTTATCAAAGTCGGGATGCGTGTCTTCTTTAACTACGGTATCCACGGCATTGACCAGATCAGCGGTATCATGATGGTCTATATTACCTTTTTAGGCGCAGCTTGGGTGCTGCGCAAGGATGGCCATGTCACCGTCGACATTGTAACGACGATCGTCTCGGGACCAGTGCGCCGCTATATGCTGATCATTGCCTCCATCCTGAGTGCCATAGTTTGCCTGATCATGGCGTATTACGGCTATCACTCCGTTGTCCGCTCCGTTCAGCGCGGCATCATGGTTGCAGCAGAGCTTGAAATCCCCCGCGCCATTAATCTGGCGGTCATTCCGGTTGGATGTTTCCTGCTGTTCGTAGAGTTTGCACTACGCGCCTTACGCTTTATCCGCGCTGATCACATTCAACCAACCAAACCGGCGGAGCACTGA
- a CDS encoding L-lactate permease, producing the protein MTWNQVYDPLGSMFWSTLLAALPIVVLLGGIGILHIKAHTAAILGLLTALFIAVLGFGMPADMAGATAVYGAAYGLLPIGWIILNVIFLYRLTEQTGQFNILRDSIAGITPDRRLQLLFIAFSLGAFFEGAAGFGTPVAVTAAMLMGLGFAPLPAAGLSLIANTAPVAFGALGAPVIALSAVTGIDLLQLSGMIGRQLPFFSLIVPFWLIWAFAGRKGMLEVWPAVLVAGVSFAIPQYLVSNFHGPWLVDVIGAVCSMAALAGFLRIWQPKRIWTSTSLGDEEAPVPYVAPPSHPTARVFRAWLPWLILSVFVFLWGTPQFRAWLDSLWAPKIPVPYLHNLVFKVPPVVAETHPEAAIYTLNLLSATGTGILLSAIVGGLILGFNPLKLLKEYGKTAYVVRFSLITISAMLALGYVTRYSGTDATLGLAFAQTGWVYPFFGAMLGWLGVALTGSDTASNVLFGGLQKITAEQVGLSPVLMAASNSSGGVMGKMIDAQSIVVASTATQWYGHESKILRYVFFHSVVLASLVGLLVMAQAYLPPFTYMVPTETLPAVTH; encoded by the coding sequence ATGACCTGGAATCAAGTCTATGATCCGCTAGGCAGCATGTTCTGGTCTACATTGCTGGCTGCTCTACCGATTGTCGTTCTTCTTGGCGGCATTGGTATTTTGCATATTAAAGCGCATACTGCCGCAATTCTTGGCCTTTTGACGGCTCTGTTCATCGCTGTTCTGGGGTTCGGCATGCCCGCTGATATGGCTGGCGCAACAGCCGTTTACGGCGCTGCCTATGGTCTTTTGCCGATTGGCTGGATCATTCTCAATGTCATCTTCCTTTACCGACTGACCGAACAGACGGGGCAGTTCAACATTCTGCGCGATTCCATTGCCGGTATTACGCCGGATAGGCGTCTGCAGCTTCTGTTCATTGCCTTTTCACTCGGTGCTTTTTTTGAAGGTGCTGCCGGTTTCGGTACGCCCGTTGCCGTTACCGCTGCCATGCTTATGGGGCTTGGTTTTGCACCACTGCCAGCGGCGGGCCTTTCGCTGATTGCCAATACCGCGCCGGTTGCCTTCGGTGCCTTGGGTGCACCGGTTATCGCGTTGTCTGCAGTAACGGGCATCGATCTTCTGCAACTATCAGGCATGATCGGCAGGCAATTGCCATTCTTTTCGTTGATCGTTCCGTTCTGGCTGATCTGGGCTTTCGCCGGGCGTAAGGGAATGCTGGAAGTCTGGCCCGCCGTTCTTGTTGCTGGCGTATCGTTTGCAATCCCGCAATATCTGGTTTCCAACTTCCATGGCCCCTGGCTGGTCGACGTTATCGGGGCTGTCTGCTCAATGGCCGCGCTGGCTGGCTTTCTACGTATCTGGCAACCAAAACGTATCTGGACTTCGACAAGCCTTGGAGATGAAGAAGCGCCGGTGCCCTATGTTGCGCCACCAAGTCATCCGACGGCGAGGGTGTTTCGCGCATGGCTGCCATGGCTCATTCTGTCGGTGTTTGTCTTCCTGTGGGGAACGCCACAATTCCGTGCCTGGCTCGATTCGCTATGGGCACCTAAAATTCCCGTGCCTTATCTGCATAACCTTGTGTTCAAAGTCCCTCCTGTGGTTGCTGAAACACATCCAGAAGCCGCTATCTATACGCTCAATCTGCTTTCGGCCACGGGCACCGGCATCCTGCTTTCAGCAATTGTTGGCGGACTTATCCTTGGTTTCAATCCGCTGAAACTGTTGAAGGAGTATGGAAAAACCGCTTATGTGGTGCGCTTCTCGCTCATCACGATCTCGGCCATGCTGGCTCTGGGTTACGTCACCCGCTACTCGGGAACGGATGCAACGCTTGGTCTCGCATTTGCGCAGACGGGCTGGGTTTATCCGTTCTTCGGAGCGATGCTCGGCTGGCTGGGCGTCGCCCTAACCGGGTCTGATACCGCATCCAATGTGTTGTTCGGCGGACTTCAGAAAATAACGGCCGAACAGGTCGGGTTATCGCCGGTTTTGATGGCGGCGTCCAATTCCTCAGGCGGCGTTATGGGCAAGATGATCGATGCGCAGTCTATCGTTGTGGCATCGACGGCAACGCAGTGGTACGGCCATGAATCGAAGATTTTGCGTTATGTGTTCTTCCATTCTGTCGTGCTGGCTTCCCTCGTCGGTCTGCTCGTCATGGCTCAGGCCTATCTGCCGCCCTTCACCTATATGGTTCCGACTGAAACCTTGCCTGCAGTCACGCATTGA
- the lpxE gene encoding lipid A 1-phosphatase LpxE: protein MMASDMKDVFLAPVRAAHELLRCLLRKPYEGAPSSWTLEMTAVLVVLPFIIPVLHLWDAEIVRAASQSNLFVMEILRAITDVIRTQVWLAVALVIWVATVFMLVLASQERLRDMLTRLHGWATLVLVSIVIGSIPLELGKLAVGRARPFLFDEVGSAAFSPFRGEYLYESFPSGHSMMAGIMMASLWIFLPRWRGLSVPVCLLFCVSRLAAGAHYPTDIVAGCVVGFIATLWVARFMATRNIIFSLNQDRAFPSP from the coding sequence ATGATGGCATCGGACATGAAAGATGTGTTTCTCGCGCCGGTCCGTGCTGCTCATGAATTACTTCGATGCCTTTTACGTAAACCCTATGAAGGTGCGCCATCCTCATGGACGCTGGAAATGACCGCTGTGCTGGTTGTTCTGCCTTTCATTATCCCGGTTCTGCATCTCTGGGATGCGGAAATTGTCCGCGCCGCCTCGCAGAGCAATCTCTTTGTTATGGAAATTTTGCGGGCGATAACCGATGTCATTCGCACGCAGGTCTGGCTGGCCGTGGCGCTTGTCATATGGGTCGCAACAGTTTTCATGCTCGTACTCGCCTCTCAGGAGCGATTACGGGATATGCTGACGCGGCTTCATGGCTGGGCGACACTGGTTCTGGTCTCGATCGTCATCGGCAGTATTCCGTTGGAACTTGGCAAATTGGCCGTTGGCCGTGCGCGCCCTTTTTTGTTCGATGAAGTGGGGTCTGCCGCTTTCTCACCCTTCCGCGGAGAATATCTTTATGAGAGTTTCCCCTCCGGTCATTCGATGATGGCAGGCATCATGATGGCGTCGCTGTGGATATTCCTGCCGCGCTGGCGTGGCCTGAGCGTTCCGGTCTGCCTGCTGTTTTGCGTGAGCAGACTTGCGGCGGGCGCGCATTATCCCACCGACATTGTGGCGGGCTGTGTCGTCGGTTTTATTGCGACATTGTGGGTGGCGCGCTTTATGGCGACGCGCAATATTATTTTTTCACTCAATCAGGATCGTGCTTTCCCATCGCCCTGA
- a CDS encoding glycoside hydrolase family 19 protein — protein sequence MNMHLGDTRLLIEAGREHGLLRNQMAYVLATAYHETAHTMKPIIERGGEKYLRSKNYYPFFGRGYVQITWRENYVKAGKALGADFVKKPELLLKAEYAAPILIVGMIEGWFTGKKLSDYITLQKSDFKGARRIVNGTDRADLIAGYAKDYDRALLSEGYGVEQVVTAPAAEVIPAPVEEKPISKSSRFWTWMSSGSAGAAIPFVDWRVQMVLVVFLLALTFYAIFTMPQARAKLEKLVDAL from the coding sequence ATGAATATGCATCTTGGCGATACCCGCCTCTTGATTGAGGCGGGTCGAGAGCACGGGCTATTGCGCAATCAAATGGCTTATGTGCTGGCGACTGCCTATCACGAGACGGCTCATACCATGAAGCCGATCATTGAGAGGGGTGGAGAAAAATATCTGCGCTCGAAGAACTATTATCCATTCTTCGGTCGGGGCTATGTGCAGATCACCTGGCGTGAGAACTATGTGAAGGCAGGCAAGGCGCTTGGCGCCGATTTCGTCAAAAAGCCGGAACTGTTGCTTAAAGCCGAATATGCCGCTCCCATCCTGATTGTCGGGATGATTGAGGGCTGGTTCACAGGCAAGAAGCTTTCCGATTACATCACCTTGCAAAAGTCGGATTTCAAAGGTGCTCGCCGGATTGTCAACGGAACCGACCGTGCCGATCTGATTGCAGGCTATGCCAAGGATTATGACAGGGCGCTTCTCTCCGAGGGTTACGGCGTCGAACAGGTTGTGACGGCTCCAGCCGCAGAAGTCATTCCGGCACCGGTCGAGGAAAAGCCAATCTCAAAATCTTCCCGTTTCTGGACGTGGATGAGCAGTGGTAGTGCAGGGGCTGCAATTCCCTTTGTCGACTGGCGGGTGCAGATGGTGCTTGTCGTGTTCCTGCTGGCGCTTACCTTCTATGCGATCTTCACTATGCCGCAGGCGAGGGCCAAGCTTGAAAAGCTGGTTGATGCGCTATGA
- a CDS encoding ArgE/DapE family deacylase, with product MTSATRQKILETIENSQEASIEFLQQMIAIPSVTGDEAAIQAFVADYTNKIGLDVDMWETDWEKLKKHPGYRPVAMGYEGRPNIVATLKGTGGGRSLLLNGHTDVIPVGNGEGWSDNPWSAKIEDGRIYGRGSADMKSGVASHILAVEYLKKAGVKLKGDVYINVVIDEEVSGHGTLDTVMRGYKADAGISGETSDLAVQPACIGRIWFEIAVQGKPAGIQKRYEGISGIDLGNKVVQAVKELEDQRVATVSHPLYPNALDSLPCIIGSFQAGNYPSAFPDTALLKGSIGTVPGEDHEGVKQSLVDKINEMAAQDPWMKDHPPVVRFVGYDAQASEIAVDHPIVDLVSKNYTELTGKKPVISGRQGAADTRFLNLYADTPTVIFGPGSTAVMHANDEYVSIEDYITSIKVMALCIYDWCGAEN from the coding sequence ATGACTTCCGCGACCCGTCAGAAAATTTTGGAAACTATTGAAAACAGCCAGGAAGCTTCGATCGAATTTCTGCAACAGATGATCGCCATTCCTTCCGTAACCGGTGATGAAGCAGCCATTCAGGCCTTTGTGGCCGATTATACGAACAAGATCGGCCTTGACGTGGACATGTGGGAGACCGACTGGGAAAAACTGAAAAAGCATCCCGGTTATCGTCCTGTCGCGATGGGGTATGAAGGTCGTCCGAATATCGTTGCGACTTTAAAAGGGACGGGCGGTGGGCGCTCGTTGCTCCTTAACGGGCATACGGATGTTATTCCTGTTGGCAATGGTGAGGGCTGGTCCGACAATCCGTGGTCGGCAAAGATTGAAGATGGCCGGATTTATGGTCGCGGTTCCGCCGATATGAAAAGCGGCGTTGCAAGCCATATTCTGGCCGTCGAATATCTCAAAAAAGCCGGTGTGAAACTGAAAGGCGACGTCTATATCAATGTGGTGATCGACGAAGAGGTCTCCGGTCATGGTACGCTCGATACGGTCATGCGCGGTTATAAAGCGGATGCCGGTATTTCCGGGGAAACCAGCGATCTCGCCGTTCAGCCCGCCTGTATTGGACGCATCTGGTTCGAAATTGCGGTACAAGGCAAGCCAGCCGGCATTCAAAAGCGTTATGAAGGTATTTCAGGGATCGATCTGGGCAACAAGGTTGTACAGGCGGTGAAGGAACTGGAAGACCAGCGTGTGGCAACTGTAAGCCATCCTCTTTATCCAAATGCTCTGGATTCACTACCATGTATCATTGGCAGTTTTCAGGCAGGCAATTATCCAAGTGCGTTTCCAGACACAGCTCTGTTAAAGGGCAGTATAGGGACAGTGCCAGGTGAAGATCACGAAGGTGTCAAGCAGAGCCTTGTCGATAAAATCAACGAGATGGCAGCCCAGGATCCGTGGATGAAGGATCACCCGCCGGTCGTGCGCTTTGTGGGCTATGACGCGCAGGCATCAGAAATTGCGGTTGATCATCCTATCGTTGATCTGGTCAGCAAGAACTATACCGAGCTTACTGGCAAGAAGCCGGTTATCAGCGGACGACAAGGCGCTGCCGATACGCGTTTTCTCAACCTTTATGCTGATACACCAACGGTTATATTCGGACCAGGCTCAACGGCTGTCATGCATGCCAATGATGAATATGTATCGATTGAGGATTACATAACGTCGATCAAAGTCATGGCACTTTGCATCTATGACTGGTGCGGCGCAGAAAACTGA
- a CDS encoding cystathionine beta-lyase — protein sequence MQNGVSSAGINTRLAHDGYDPHDYHGFVNPPVVRASTVLFPDAQTMASEDHEYTYGTRGTPTSRALCKAVDALEGSAGTVCVPSGLAAVTIPLLGFLSPGDHLLMVDSVYHPTRHFSDTILKRMGVEVEYYAPEIGAGIAALLRPNTKVVFTESPGSNTFEVQDIPAIAHAAHEAGAIVMMDNTWATAVYFKALDFGVDISIHAATKYPCGHSDVLFGTVSANEKCWPQLIETHGTLGLCAAPDDAYQILRGMRTMGIRLEHHRKAALEIAHWLQGHPAVAEVLHPALESHPGHAIWKRDFKGSSGVFSFVLANSDRAQAHAFLNALELFGLGYSWGGYESLALQVHLGDRTVAKRDYPGALIRLQIGVEDVADLIADLEKGFAAI from the coding sequence GTGCAAAACGGGGTATCGTCAGCGGGCATCAATACCCGACTTGCCCATGATGGTTATGATCCGCACGATTATCACGGCTTCGTCAATCCGCCTGTCGTTCGTGCTTCGACCGTACTTTTTCCCGATGCGCAGACCATGGCTAGCGAAGATCACGAATATACCTATGGCACACGTGGTACACCAACCAGCCGGGCTCTTTGCAAGGCTGTCGACGCACTTGAGGGTTCAGCGGGAACTGTTTGTGTTCCCTCGGGCCTTGCTGCCGTGACCATTCCGCTCCTGGGATTTCTTTCGCCCGGCGATCATTTGCTGATGGTGGATTCTGTCTATCATCCGACCCGTCATTTCAGTGATACGATCCTCAAGCGCATGGGCGTTGAGGTTGAATATTACGCGCCTGAAATCGGTGCAGGCATTGCGGCGCTTCTCAGGCCGAACACGAAGGTCGTCTTCACCGAATCGCCTGGTTCAAACACATTCGAGGTGCAGGATATTCCGGCTATAGCTCATGCAGCGCATGAAGCAGGTGCCATCGTGATGATGGATAATACATGGGCAACGGCAGTCTATTTCAAAGCGCTCGATTTCGGCGTCGATATCAGCATCCACGCAGCAACCAAATATCCATGCGGACATTCCGACGTGCTGTTCGGGACTGTCTCAGCCAATGAAAAATGCTGGCCGCAGCTTATCGAAACCCATGGCACGCTGGGCCTGTGTGCAGCACCCGACGATGCCTACCAAATCCTGCGCGGCATGCGTACAATGGGAATCAGGCTCGAGCATCATCGCAAGGCAGCACTTGAGATCGCCCATTGGCTGCAAGGCCACCCAGCGGTGGCTGAGGTTCTGCACCCTGCCCTCGAGAGCCACCCCGGCCATGCTATCTGGAAACGCGATTTCAAAGGCTCTTCGGGCGTGTTTTCCTTTGTTCTGGCCAACAGTGATCGCGCGCAGGCGCATGCTTTCCTCAACGCACTCGAACTTTTCGGGCTTGGCTACTCATGGGGCGGCTACGAAAGCCTCGCACTGCAAGTGCACCTGGGTGATCGCACCGTTGCGAAGAGAGACTATCCCGGCGCGCTCATTCGCCTGCAGATCGGCGTTGAAGATGTTGCAGACCTGATTGCCGATCTTGAAAAAGGCTTTGCTGCAATCTGA
- a CDS encoding XdhC family protein, giving the protein MGIKTSQPDLLVQPLLMASQWLKEKRPASVATVIETWGSAPCPVGSHLLVDSAANFYGSVSGGCVETDVITQAMEVIASGFARVLEFGVADETAWRHGLSCGGRIRILITPLTEHYGQIDQALGQRCGSCLVTHAETGAQHLFFEGDDWPQSFSAPLKSALQAGKSGLLPQEAENVFVNFYAPRPRLILIGAVHISQNLLLAAQLTNFDVTILDPRTAFATKERFGEADLHTMWPQDYFADNPIDNHTAVAALTHDPKIDDPALMEAIRKKAFYIGALGSRKTHAKRIDRFYKAGFSQADCALIHAPIGLDIKAQGPAEISIAVLAQIIAAYRNRSSE; this is encoded by the coding sequence GTGGGTATCAAAACATCGCAGCCGGATCTTTTGGTCCAGCCCCTCCTGATGGCCTCGCAATGGCTGAAAGAAAAGCGGCCTGCATCTGTTGCGACGGTGATCGAGACATGGGGATCTGCGCCATGTCCTGTCGGTAGTCATCTGCTGGTTGACAGCGCGGCAAACTTCTATGGATCTGTTTCCGGTGGCTGTGTGGAAACTGATGTGATTACGCAGGCTATGGAGGTGATCGCAAGCGGTTTCGCACGTGTCTTGGAATTCGGGGTTGCGGATGAAACAGCATGGAGGCACGGGCTTTCATGCGGCGGACGCATTAGAATACTGATCACGCCCTTGACCGAGCATTACGGCCAGATTGACCAGGCTCTCGGACAACGCTGCGGCTCCTGCCTTGTCACTCATGCCGAAACTGGTGCGCAACACTTGTTTTTTGAAGGAGATGATTGGCCGCAGAGCTTCTCGGCCCCCCTCAAAAGTGCCCTGCAAGCAGGAAAATCTGGTCTGTTGCCGCAAGAGGCGGAAAATGTCTTCGTCAATTTTTATGCTCCGCGTCCGCGCTTGATTTTGATTGGCGCGGTCCACATCAGCCAGAACTTGTTGCTTGCAGCGCAACTGACCAATTTTGATGTCACGATCCTTGATCCCAGAACTGCATTCGCCACCAAAGAACGATTTGGTGAGGCGGACTTGCACACGATGTGGCCGCAGGATTATTTTGCAGATAACCCCATCGATAACCACACGGCTGTTGCGGCTTTAACGCATGATCCAAAGATCGATGATCCTGCACTGATGGAAGCAATAAGAAAAAAAGCCTTTTATATAGGTGCCTTGGGAAGCCGAAAAACGCATGCCAAGCGGATTGACCGGTTTTATAAGGCCGGGTTCTCACAAGCCGATTGTGCCCTGATTCACGCGCCCATTGGTCTTGATATCAAGGCGCAGGGTCCAGCAGAGATTTCTATTGCTGTGTTGGCGCAAATCATCGCTGCCTATCGCAACCGTTCTTCAGAATAA
- a CDS encoding SRPBCC family protein, which yields MTGAAQKTEGNIMAEIKQVFKVNHNRKVVWEKFQDLAAVVACIPGAQLTEPPVDGVAKGRITVKLGPVKADFGGEAKVVPDETNYTGVITGVGIDKNHASRAKGEVTYALTEESESTTVVSVDVNYSLSGSLAQVARGGIVEAVAGQICKEFANNLEAELSAGAQPVSPLSPNSEEGAFPQSATAAPRAAAPAKELNMLAVLWAVFKSKLSSLFRTRD from the coding sequence ATGACTGGTGCGGCGCAGAAAACTGAGGGGAATATTATGGCTGAGATTAAACAGGTTTTCAAAGTCAACCATAACCGCAAGGTCGTGTGGGAAAAGTTCCAGGATCTCGCAGCAGTCGTTGCCTGCATTCCCGGCGCACAATTAACCGAGCCACCGGTTGATGGTGTTGCCAAAGGGCGCATCACGGTGAAGCTTGGGCCAGTCAAGGCAGATTTTGGCGGTGAAGCCAAAGTCGTGCCGGATGAAACAAATTATACAGGTGTCATTACCGGCGTGGGTATTGATAAAAACCATGCCTCGCGCGCTAAAGGCGAAGTGACATATGCGCTTACCGAAGAAAGTGAAAGCACGACCGTCGTTTCGGTCGATGTGAATTATTCTCTCTCCGGATCCTTGGCACAGGTGGCAAGAGGGGGCATCGTTGAAGCGGTTGCGGGCCAGATTTGCAAGGAATTCGCCAATAACCTGGAAGCTGAGCTTTCTGCTGGTGCGCAGCCTGTATCTCCCCTTTCTCCAAACAGCGAAGAAGGGGCGTTTCCTCAATCTGCGACTGCCGCACCGCGCGCGGCAGCACCGGCTAAAGAGCTGAACATGCTTGCCGTTCTGTGGGCAGTGTTTAAAAGCAAGCTCAGCTCGCTTTTCAGGACACGCGATTGA
- a CDS encoding TRAP transporter large permease subunit — protein sequence MEWWVFLIYFFAGLTALMMLGVPVAFAFMMVNMLGVFYLWGGLSGFGQLVLSIDSSISTFMLVPVPMFILMGSVMFHSGIAPRMIEVLDQWLGFIAGRLAVLTIGAGTVLATLTGVAMGSVAMLGSTLTPEMERRGYARSLAIGPVLGSGALAILIPPSTLAIVLASVGGFSIAKTLVAIIVPGILLAIAYVLYIVIRATLRPQDAPAYEIEPVSFRVKVKNTVLYLIPPVSIVAVTISLIFTGIATPTESAAIGTFLTFILSSLYGKLDWQTIRLSVSSALQLSVMILIILTGSAAFSQLLSFSGATTAITEWATTLPVAPLVLMLIMMLIVMLIGMFIEQTSIVLVTMPIFLPIIHAMGWEPIWFAVVMMVNLELATITPPAGLSLFVMKGVAPEGTTMGEIYMAAVPFILINISLMALLIFVPDIALWLPSQMN from the coding sequence ATGGAGTGGTGGGTTTTCCTTATATATTTCTTCGCAGGTCTCACCGCTTTAATGATGCTGGGCGTTCCTGTCGCCTTCGCGTTCATGATGGTCAATATGCTGGGCGTGTTCTACTTGTGGGGAGGCTTAAGCGGTTTTGGCCAGCTGGTGTTGAGTATCGACAGTTCGATCTCGACATTTATGCTGGTGCCGGTTCCGATGTTTATCCTGATGGGATCGGTGATGTTCCATTCAGGCATTGCACCGCGCATGATTGAGGTACTCGACCAGTGGCTCGGATTTATTGCCGGGCGTCTGGCGGTCCTGACCATTGGTGCGGGAACTGTGCTGGCTACCTTGACCGGTGTTGCCATGGGGTCGGTTGCCATGCTTGGCTCGACCCTGACCCCGGAAATGGAAAGACGCGGCTATGCGCGTTCCCTTGCCATCGGCCCGGTGCTTGGCAGCGGTGCTCTCGCCATTCTTATTCCACCCAGCACATTGGCGATTGTGCTTGCGAGTGTCGGTGGTTTTTCGATTGCCAAAACACTGGTTGCGATCATCGTACCGGGCATCCTGCTGGCAATTGCCTATGTGCTTTATATCGTCATTCGCGCGACGTTGCGCCCGCAGGATGCGCCTGCCTACGAAATAGAACCGGTGTCTTTTCGGGTAAAAGTGAAGAACACAGTGCTCTATCTCATCCCGCCGGTTTCGATCGTGGCGGTGACGATTTCGCTTATCTTTACAGGTATCGCAACGCCAACTGAATCGGCTGCAATCGGTACGTTCCTGACCTTCATCCTTTCTTCCCTGTATGGAAAGCTGGACTGGCAGACGATCCGTCTGTCGGTGTCTTCGGCTTTGCAGCTTTCTGTGATGATCCTGATCATTCTGACGGGATCGGCAGCATTCAGCCAGTTGCTTAGCTTCTCCGGCGCGACAACGGCGATTACTGAATGGGCAACAACCCTGCCGGTTGCACCTCTCGTGCTGATGCTGATCATGATGCTGATTGTGATGCTGATCGGCATGTTTATCGAGCAAACATCCATTGTTCTCGTGACCATGCCAATCTTTTTGCCGATCATTCACGCCATGGGCTGGGAACCGATCTGGTTTGCCGTTGTGATGATGGTCAATCTGGAGTTGGCAACGATCACACCTCCCGCCGGGCTATCTCTGTTCGTCATGAAAGGCGTGGCACCGGAAGGCACCACGATGGGCGAAATCTACATGGCGGCGGTTCCTTTCATTCTCATCAATATCAGTCTGATGGCCTTGCTGATTTTCGTGCCTGACATTGCGCTCTGGCTACCGAGCCAGATGAACTGA
- a CDS encoding molybdopterin-binding protein, giving the protein MQFGRFLLKDALGTILAHTIATKSRVIKKGRILSRDDLEDIKAAGYHEVLAAKLEDFDINEDVAARRIADCISFEHIRAGPATTGRVNFYAEKSGLFCVSPGLINAINRVDSSITISTLAPFTRTTPGMLVATIKIIPFAVDEKHMEMVQTLANNQQAFAVEPFVPKKVGLIQTLLPNIKTTVLNKTVNVTANRVAQNTGSLISEIQIEHDANIIAQAIDYTLKKADMAIIFGASVVCDPDDIVPQAIRLSGGTIERIGMPVDPGNLLILASRNNKPVLGAPGCSRSPKENGFDWILDRIMADIKVDDHMISDMGVGGILSEIPNRPSPREAIKTEDRG; this is encoded by the coding sequence ATGCAGTTTGGTCGCTTCCTTTTAAAAGATGCTCTGGGAACCATTCTCGCACATACAATCGCCACGAAAAGTCGGGTGATCAAGAAAGGAAGGATCTTAAGTCGAGATGACCTTGAGGATATCAAGGCGGCAGGATACCACGAGGTTCTGGCGGCAAAACTGGAGGACTTTGATATTAACGAAGACGTTGCTGCCAGACGTATTGCGGATTGCATATCCTTCGAGCACATTCGTGCAGGCCCAGCGACAACGGGTCGGGTTAATTTTTATGCGGAAAAATCCGGGCTGTTTTGTGTCTCGCCCGGGCTGATTAATGCGATCAACCGTGTCGATAGTTCAATCACTATATCAACACTTGCACCTTTCACGCGTACAACCCCTGGCATGCTGGTGGCGACGATTAAAATTATTCCATTTGCCGTTGATGAAAAGCATATGGAGATGGTGCAAACATTAGCTAATAATCAACAGGCTTTTGCAGTCGAGCCATTCGTGCCAAAAAAAGTGGGTCTGATCCAGACCTTGTTGCCTAATATCAAAACCACTGTTCTTAATAAAACGGTCAACGTAACAGCCAATAGGGTTGCGCAGAATACAGGCTCTCTAATCAGTGAAATCCAGATCGAGCATGACGCGAATATAATTGCGCAGGCAATTGATTATACTTTAAAAAAAGCGGATATGGCGATCATTTTTGGTGCTTCTGTGGTTTGTGATCCCGACGATATCGTGCCACAGGCCATACGGCTTTCCGGCGGCACGATTGAACGTATCGGCATGCCGGTCGATCCTGGCAACCTACTTATTCTGGCCAGCCGGAATAATAAACCTGTTCTGGGCGCGCCTGGTTGCTCACGGAGCCCGAAAGAAAACGGGTTCGACTGGATTCTAGACCGAATCATGGCTGATATAAAAGTCGACGATCACATGATCTCAGATATGGGCGTGGGCGGCATCCTGTCCGAAATCCCCAACCGACCATCGCCGCGCGAAGCTATTAAAACTGAAGATCGTGGGTGA